The DNA sequence GCTGGCCAGCCAGTACCGCTACAGCGAGCGCATCCGGCGGCTCATCTACACCACCAATCCCATCGAGGGCTTCCACGCTCAGCTGCGCAAGTACACCAAGACCAAGCGCGTCTTCGACAACGACATGGCCCTGCTCAAGCTGCTCTATCTGGCCCAGCAGCGCATCGTGGAGAAAATGGCCGCCAAGCCCATCTTCGCTTGGAGGGAGATAGCCGCCGAGCTACGCCTGCTCTTCGGCCCACGCTTCGATCCACAGGCGATCAACACCGATCAACAGGTTCTGAGTCTCCCCCGGACCCCCTCGTTCAAAACCCAACAACATCAACATCATCAGCAATAACGATGATGACACACTTTATCTAACAGACCCGGTTTCACTCGCTACTCGTCACTCGCTACTCGTCACTCGCTACTCGCCACTCTCACCCCGACCTTTGCCCCTGTGAGACACGTCCACTTCCACGACTTCGGCGTCATCGACTACGCCACGGCGTGGGACCTGCAGAAGCGGCTCTTCCAGGAGACCATCGACATCAAGCTGGCCAACCGCGCGCTGCCTGCGGATGAACAGCGGCCGACCGAGGACCACCTGCTCTTCTGCGAGCACAACCACGTATACACCCTGGGCAAGAGCGGCAAGCAGAGCCACCTCTTACTGAACGAACAGGGCTTGCGCGACAAGGGCGTGCAGTTCTTCCCCATCGACCGCGGCGGCGACATCACCTACCACGGGCCGGGGCAGCTGGTGGGCTACCCCCTCTTCGACCTCGACCATCATTTCACGGACATCCACCGCTTCCTGCGCACGCTGGAGGAGGCCGTGATCGGCACGCTGGAGGCCTATGGCATCAAGGCCGGCCGCCTCGAGGGCCTCACCGGCGTGTGGCTCGATGCGCAGGACCCCTTCAAGGCCCGGAAGATCTGCGCCTTCGGCATCCGCGCCAGCCGCTGGGTCACCATGCACGGCTTCGCCTTCAACGTGAACACGGACCTCAGCTACTTCCAGAACATCGTGCCCTGCGGCATCGCCGACAAGGGTGTCACCAGCCTGGCGCAGGAACTGGGCGGGCCGGTGGACATGGACCAGGTGAAGCAGCGGATGAAGCTGGAGCTGGCCGACCTGTTCGACGTGGAGCTGGTGGGGTGAGCTGCTCCGCGTTCGCGCCGGCCTCGCCCGAGGGCCCTACCTTCGGCCATCCCTGTCCGCCATGCGCCTGTTGAAGAAGATCCTGCTCTGGACCGCCGGTCTTGTCGTGCTGCTCATCGTCCTGGCCTACGCCACCGGCAACGGGCACATCCCCCGCGGTGTGCGCTACACCTACCTCATCGGTCGCACCGCTCCGGAGATCGACGACCGCGACTTCTTCCCCTACAGCACCATCCCGGCCACCGCGCCACAACCCTGGCCCCAAGGCGCACGCTACGGACATCTTTCGCTCAAGCCCGAACAGGAGCAACAGCTCAAGGACCTGTACAGCGTGGGCTTCGCCGTGTTCCAGCACGACAGCCTCATCTTCGAGCAGTACTGGAACGGCTGGGACGCGGACAGCGTGAGCAACAGCTTCAGCGTGGCCAAGAGCTACGTGAGCGTCCTCACCGGCATCGCCCTCAAGGAGGGGGTGATCAGGAGCGTGCAGCAGCCGGTGGGCGACTTCCTGCCCGAGTTCACGGCGATGGACCCCTGCCACGGCGCGATCACGATCGAGCACGTGCTGACCATGAGCACCGGGCTGGACTGGGGCGAGAGCGGCGCCGACCCCTTCAGCGACAATGCCAAGGGCTACTACGGCACCGACGTACGCGCACTGAGCCTCGACCAGCCCTGCCGCATCCCTCCGGGCCGGGAGTTCGACTACATCAGTGGCGCCACACAGATCATGGCCGAGGTGCTGGAGGCCGCCTGGAAGCGGCCCCTCGACGAGCTGGTGGCCGAGAAGCTCTGGGGCCCGCTGGGCTGCGAGCATCCGGCGTACTGGGGCAAGGACAGGGAGGACGGGGACTTCAAGGCTTTCTGCTGCCTCTACGCCACGGCGCGCGACTTCGGCCGCATCGGGCAACTGTACCTGGACAGCGGCATGTGGAAGGGCCGCGAGATCGTGCCACGCGACTTCTTCCTGGCCTCGGTGACCCCCGCCAAGGTGATGGACAAGGGCCGGCCCAACGCGCGCTACGGCTACTTCTGGTGGCTCGCCGAACTGGAAGGGAAGCCCATCCACTACTGCCGCGGCTTCCACGGCGAGTACGTGGTGGTGATCCCGCACGAGGACCTGGTGCTGGTGCGCACCGGCATGAAGCGCGAGGAGGTGAACGAGGAGGGCCACCCGCAGGACGTGTTCCACTGGATCGCCATCGCCCGGGAGCTGGCCGGGCGCAAGGGCTGACGGGCGATGCGCAAGGACATCCATCCCCCCAAGGTCGAAGGCGTGGCCATGGCCGTGGTGCGCGAGCCCGACCCCGAAGGCGTGGAGGGCTGGTACGTGTACCTGGTGAACCGGAACGACTACGCCCTGGAGAACGTGCTGATCAGTTCGCGTGGTTATGGGGAGCTGGCGGGTGAGGCGCGGCGCACCAGTGAGATGCGTCACTTCCTGGACAAGCTCGGCCCGCGAAGCTGGGCACGCATCGAGCCCATCATGGAGGAGCTTTTCGGCCTCAACAATCAGTACTGGCTGAGCTTCTACGCCAACGGGCAGCTGCACGACAAGAAGTACATCTTCCTGCCGGAGAGCATCCAGGAGGCCAACTTCACCCCGCTTCCCCTGATGAAGGTGCGCGGGGTGATGATCGAGTGAGCACCGCACCGATGCCACGCCGCCGCCTGCTGCTCCTGTTCACGCTGCTGCTCGTGGCCCTCGCCGCCGCGCTGGCCCTGCTGCGGCCCGAGGCCGTGAAGCACGAGCTCCGCGACCTGCGCGAGGCCGTGCGCAGGCCCGCAGGCCCCGCCGCCACGGACCTGTCCACCGAACGCACCGCCCCCGTCACATCCGATGGCCGCACGCTCACGACCAACGACCCGGCGCCGTTCGACCGGCCGCTGGCCGCGCGCTCCGGTGCGTCCATCACCCTCGGCGGCCGCACCCTGAGGCCCAACCTGTACTTCGACATGGAGACGTCCGCGGACAGCACCATGCTGGTGAGCACGTTCGCACGGAGCGGCCGGCGGTCGATGCTGTTGAAGGCCTCCGAGGAGTACGGACCCGCCATCCGCCGCCGCGCCGGAGACGTGGGCGCTCCGGTGACCTCCATCGCGGCGGGGCTGTGGTGCCGCACGGACGACCCCGGCCTGGTGATCGTCACCACCGTGCACCGGGGCGACGAACAGCTCGCCTGGTACGGCAAGGAGCTGCGGGCCCACGAACACACCCCCGGCGTGTGGCAGCGCGTGCAGGGCGAATTGTTGCTGCGCGACCTGGAGGTGGCCGATGACGACGTGATCACCATCTACCTCTGGAACAAGCACCGCCACGACACCTGGATCGACGACATGGACGTGGTGTTCCGCAGCGGCGATGTGCTGGGGCGCGACAGCATCCGCGCCCACGACCTGGAGGACAGCGCGCGCACCACACGCCCCCTGCCCTTCGCCGGCGTGGAATGCCTGGGCCCGGTGGATCCCGCGCAGGCGGGCCTTCGTGGAGGGGCCGCGCCTCCGTCCGCGACCGACATCGTCGACCTGCCGACCGGGACCTTGCGGTGGCGCTACCGGCCCGGTGACGGCGTGGCCCGCCTGGTGGACGGCACGGAACAGGCCCGCTATCTGGTGCGCCCCTGGTGCGCCGCCACCGGCGACCTGCTCGGTTACGAGCGGGTGCACGTGGGCACCGAGGCGGGCGCCTTGCGCATCATCGGGTACGACGTGGACATCCTCGAGGACGGAAGCGAGCGCATCGCCAGCACACCCGCCCCGCGCGGCGCCCTGCTGCGCATCACCACCCCATGAACCGCACGCTCCCCGTTCCGCATCGCATCGCCGTGGCCATCGGCGCCGGGATGCTCCTGCTGTTCGGGGCCTGTGGCGTGCGGACCGCGCACGCGCCCGGCGCGCTGCAGGAGTTCGCGGCCCTCACCAACTGGCCGGTGAACGACACCGGTGTGGGTGTGATCACGCTCGACTACACCGATGCCCTCGACAGCGGTTTCGTGGTCCCCAGTCCGCGTCAAGTGCCCGAAGGTCGGTTCACCTTCCGCTTCACCCTTCGCGACACCACCGGCCGTGGCACGCGGTTCCACTACAAGCTCTATTACCTGAACGACAGCTACAAGTTCGCGCACACCGCGCCGGACGGCAGGCAGCATCCCTTGGCGCACGAGAACTTCTACGGCAGCTGGGAGGATGCGGGCGAGGGCTTCCGCCTGAGCCCACCGGCGACCGCCGAGGGCATCACGGTCACCGACGCGTTCCGCATCCGCGGCGACCCGCGCGACCAGCCCGAGCACCGCGACGACCGGGGCCGGCCGGCACGCTGGTCCCGCAATCCGCGTGTGGGCGAGTACGTGTTCATGCTCGTGGTGATGCCCGAGGACGACTTCGCCCGCACCGCACCGGCCGCCGAGGTGCAGGACATCCGCCGCACGGCCGAGGGCCGGCACATGGACCCGTTCTGGTACTGGATCAGCGGGCCGGGGGCGCGCTTGAAGGGGGCCGAGGTGCGCATCGCGGCCCAGCGGTTGAAGGTGGAGGCCCGCCCGCCGCTGGGTGCCGGTGTGCATGTGCGGCCCGAGCATGCCGCCGACCGTTCAGCCTTCTCGGCCACCTGCGGCGACGACCCGGCGCTCGCGGCCCAGGCACCCTTCGAGCAGTTCATCCACTACGTGGACGCGAGCACGCGCTTCGCCAACATCCCGCTGATCGCGGACGTGCTCAACAACGAATACACGCCGGCGGACCACGACCGCTACCGGTGCTTCTTCCCCACGGACCAGCTGGTGGGCCTGCGTCCGATGGTGGCCCGCACCCCGTGCAGCACAGTGCGCAGCGACCCGGAGCGCCACGTGATCGAGCTGCGCAACCCGGCGAGCACCGATGGCGACTGGCGCAAGGAGAACGTGGGCATCCGGTCGCGGCACGGCCTGGCCTATGGACGCTACCGGGTGAAGTGCAAGCTCACGCGGCTGCTCAACGACTCGGACATGTGGGTGGGCCTCACCAACGCCATCTGGCTCATCTACGACGGGGCACCGGGCGGCCTGCGACGGCCCTGCCTGAAGGACGGCTACATGGCCAACTACTACGGCGGCGACAACGACCAGCGCGTGCCCCGTGTGGCCTATTCGGAGATCGATTTCGAGATCCTCAAGACCCCCTCCTACTGCCCCGACCGCGCCTTCCCGCCCACCTACCCGCAGCAGCTGGCCCTGCCGGACGACCGCAACGCCTGGACCTACAGCACCAGCGACACGCGCACCGACGGCCGCGGCATGATCACCGTGGCCTGCACCAACTGGGACATGGCCTGCCACGATGCGGAGGACTTCGATGTGGGCTGCCACGCCATCGAGAAGGACGGCCGCACCTACGTGAACCACCGCTGGGACCACAACTACCGGGCGCTGACCCAGAAGACCGAGGCGCTGGACAGCGAGCTCTTCGGGGGCGACCACTACTGGTTCGAGATCGACTGGCGGCCGCAGGAGATCTTCTGGCGCATCGGCCCCGACCTGGAGAAGCTGCGTACGGTGGCCTACATGAACAACACGGTCACCGAGGTGAGCAACGTGCAGATGCACCTGATCGTGACGCAGGAGTGGCACAACACCCGCTGGTGGCCGGGCACGCCCTTCGACCAGGGCTACATCCCCTTCCCCGCCAGGGACCTGGTGGGCGAGGTGCAGGAGGTGATCATTGATTGAGGGCGGGTGCCTCGCTTGACGCCCGGAAGGCCGGGATCGCATGCAGCGAAGCGGGGTCGATGTCGACCCCGAACCGGTCCCTATCCATGGGGTAGTGCATATCCTGCAGCCAGAAAGGCAATTGCTCCCACGCGGTTCCCTCGGGGATGGGTTCGCACGGGAGCATCATGACCGGAGCTCCACCGTCGGAGGCGCTGATCAACAGCGTTTCGAACGGCACACCCCAATCGCCCACAAGCCCATAAGCGGCCTGGTCCGGTGCGGTGAAGTACCGCACGCCCCCTCCGGAGGACCGGCCATCCTCCACCACCTGTTGCAGCCGGGCAAGGCGATCCTCATAGCGTGCGGCGGCGGTGGCGATCGCACCCGACTTGACGACCAGCACGATCACCAGGATGGCCGTCATCAGCGCTGCGGAACGATCGCCATGTGCTTTTCCGGCATGGCCAAGCACCCAGGGGAGCACCACCAGCAGCGCGGAGGGCATGATGCTCTTGTCCATCATGATCTCCTGCTGGCCATACGGGGATGAAAGGAAGGTCACCACGAGATACGCCGGGAAGGCCGCGGCCGCGACAGCGGCATGCAGGTAGTGGCGGGAACGCAGCAGTGCCATGACCCCCAGGAGCAGGAGCACGACCGGAAGGATGTAGAACTTGCCCGGAAGCAGCAACCCATCCAGGAAGTAACCAGTGGACGCGAGCTCCGGGATCCGACCCAGGTCCGTCAGGCCGTTGCGCAGGTTGGTGCTGAACTCCAGCTCATACGCACTGGGCGGGAACCATGTCCTGTAGTTCATGGCCCAGAGCAGGCAGACCAGCATGGCCGAAACAGGAAGGGGCCACGAGCGCCCGGGCAACAGGAAGGCGAAGAGCGCCATGAACAACACGAAGGCGAACGCCGTGGGATGCACCATCAGCGTGGGGATGAGCAGGACAAGGCCCACAGCCAGGGTCCACGGTCTCCTGCCGACGCCCTTGTTGAACGCCCACTCCCAGAACGCCAACACCAGGAACGGATAGGAAAGCAGGTAGTGGGCCTCCAGCACCATGCCATAGAAGGACGTGTGCATGCAGAGCACGGTGGCCAAAGGCATGGCCATGGCCACCACCAGTGACCGAAGGACATGCACGCCCGTCACGAAAATGAGGTACGGAACAAGGACATGGGCGACGGATGCGACGATCAGCAGGGTTCGGGTTCCCAGACCAAGGCCGGCTCCTGCCTTGACCAGCGCCTGGGGAATGATCGCGGAGTAGCGGTAGGCTTCGATCTTGAACGCCGGGTCGTTCAGCCAGCTGAAGACCTGATAGGCCGAATCGACATGGGCGATGCGCAGGTCCCAGTGCCACCAGGAAAGCAGAAGCAGGAACAGGAACAGGCCATGCCCGACCAACACGACCGGGCTTCCGACCAGCGCGAGCTTCCTGTTCATGGGCGGGCTTGAACGATGACGGTGAATTCCTTCAGCTCCACCACAGCGCCGCCGGGGACCCACCAGTACAGCTGGTCCACGATGCCGTCGCCGCGACGGGGCACGCGGACCGATGTGTTGAACGGACCGCTCCCCAGATCGGCCTGGTGGTAGCGCAGTCTCACCCCTTCCGCATCGGTCTCGGTGAACACCAGATGTGCTGTCGTTCCATCGGGGATCACGAGCTCCCCGGCGATGCGCAGCTCATGAAGCACAGCGCCATCCTCCGGCACCAGGTCGTCCAGGGCAAGTGGATACTCGCCGTGGAGGCAACGCATGCGACCATCCGGGCAGGCGTTGAGCGCATCGCGCAGCCGCTGGGGAAGTTCCTCCGAACGGTCGAGGTCGATGAGCGTATCCGGAACGGGCCATCGTGCGCTGGGTCGGCGCTCGAAGAGGTACACCTCGAAGGGCTGACCACCGGCATGGAAGTGCTCGGGCTCCTGCCGGCTCCACCCGCGCAGCACCGTGAAGCCCGTGTCGCCCATCAACTGGTCAAGCTGTATTCCGCCCTCGTTCGGGCCCATCCGGGAATCCCAGCAGATCAACTCCCCTTCGGCCAGTCCAAGGTCCTTGCGCTCATCGTCCAGCCGCCAGAAGGTGGGCGTCCGCGTGCTGTCGAACAGGTCGCGGTCCAGGGCGAAGGCCAGGTAGGGCTGCGCCAGAGCAAGACGC is a window from the Flavobacteriales bacterium genome containing:
- the lipB gene encoding lipoyl(octanoyl) transferase LipB, which produces MRHVHFHDFGVIDYATAWDLQKRLFQETIDIKLANRALPADEQRPTEDHLLFCEHNHVYTLGKSGKQSHLLLNEQGLRDKGVQFFPIDRGGDITYHGPGQLVGYPLFDLDHHFTDIHRFLRTLEEAVIGTLEAYGIKAGRLEGLTGVWLDAQDPFKARKICAFGIRASRWVTMHGFAFNVNTDLSYFQNIVPCGIADKGVTSLAQELGGPVDMDQVKQRMKLELADLFDVELVG
- a CDS encoding serine hydrolase, translating into MRLLKKILLWTAGLVVLLIVLAYATGNGHIPRGVRYTYLIGRTAPEIDDRDFFPYSTIPATAPQPWPQGARYGHLSLKPEQEQQLKDLYSVGFAVFQHDSLIFEQYWNGWDADSVSNSFSVAKSYVSVLTGIALKEGVIRSVQQPVGDFLPEFTAMDPCHGAITIEHVLTMSTGLDWGESGADPFSDNAKGYYGTDVRALSLDQPCRIPPGREFDYISGATQIMAEVLEAAWKRPLDELVAEKLWGPLGCEHPAYWGKDREDGDFKAFCCLYATARDFGRIGQLYLDSGMWKGREIVPRDFFLASVTPAKVMDKGRPNARYGYFWWLAELEGKPIHYCRGFHGEYVVVIPHEDLVLVRTGMKREEVNEEGHPQDVFHWIAIARELAGRKG